The DNA segment TCCTTCGTGATAACCGATGGTTCCGGGGATGTCGCCGCTTCCGCTACGTCTTCGATGGCATCACGCGCGAGCGTTGCCGCCTGCTCGACATCTACCTCGTAGTCGACGCCAACCTCGACTTCGATACGGAGCTGTGAGGTTTTCGATCGGTTCAGGACGACACTCGAGGTAACGATATCGTTCGGTACGATTATGTATTCCCCGTCGAAGGCCCGGATCTGCGTGTTAAAGATCGAAATATCCGTGACGATTCCTTCACGACCGTCGAGTTCGACCCAGTGACCGACTTCGAACGACCGTGCAAACATCAGGACGAATCCGGCCAGAATCGAACCGAGGGTCTGTCTCGCCGCCATACCGAGCACGATACCCAGAAACCCAGCCCCGACGAGAAGTCCGCTCAGGTCATCGATCCAGATACTCAACACGACGACGATTGCCACCGACCAGATGATGACTTGCATGATGCGGACCGACACCTCCTCTTGATGGTCGGTCACCGCACTCGAGTTCGCGACGACGTCGTGGAGCAATCTCGCGACGAATCGCCAGACGATCATCGTCATAACAAGAATGACGAACGAAACGGCCATTCTGGCGATCATTGCCGTCCCGATGTCGAACTGCGCCAGCAAGTCGGCAATATCGTCAGTGACGTCCCACACACCGATCGTGATCGACAACGTGAGGACGCTCACACTGAGCAACAAAACAGTCGTGATAATATCGGCATACAGTGGTCGAAGACGTCTGGTCAGCCAGGACTGTAAGTGCCGGTACGTCGCCAGGACGAGGACGAGTAGACCGATAGCGATAGCGGTAATCGCGATTCGCTGAGTCTGGGTCGAAAACTCCTCTGCCAACCAGTCGAACCCCGTCAGTAGTTCGTACATCCGTTCATTCCTCTGTCGGTTGCCCAACATCCATTGCCAGAACGGTCAGCTCCGCAAACTCCGCGGGCGTCACCGTCCCCGCACGCTGGGAGAGGAGATCCTCGTCAGCCGCCTCAACGACGGCGTCCGGTGTCTCGAGACCCGAAATATGTGCGGTGTTTCGAATCGCGTTTCGCATCGTCTTCCGTCGCTGGGTGAACACCGCTTTGACGAACCGGAGGAAGAACTCCTCGTCGGGAACCTCGTAGTCAGGTGCTCGTGGAACCGCCCGGACCACCGCGCTTTCGACCTGTGGCGGCGGTGAAAACGCCTCTCTGGGGATCGTTTCGACCATCTCGACCTCCGCAAAGTGCTGCGTCGAAACCGACAACCGCCCGTACTCCGACGTCCCCGGTTCGGCGACCATTCGTTCTGCAAACTCCTTTTGAAACATCAAGACCAGCGGCCGTTTTTCCGGCAGCAGCCGGAACGTGATCTCACTCGAGACACCGTAGGGGAGATTTGAGACAGACGCACTGAACGCAGGCAAATCGACCTCGAGTGCATCACCTTCGATTACTGTCAGGCGGTCCATTTCGATGGCGTCAGCGAACTCTCGACGCAAAAACTCGGCCAGCCGCCGATCACGTTCGATAACTGTCACTCTCTCCCCGACATCGAGTAGTCGGTCAGTGAGTGCCCCAGTGCCGCCACCGACCTCGAGAAGGTGCTCGAATATCGGCGTCGGTTGTGGAGTCAGGTCCAGCATTTCGTCGATCCCCTCGAGATACGTCGGGAGCCGATCGAGTACCCGATCGTCGACGAGGAAGTGTTGATCCTGGTCCGGGTCACCGCGAATCCCTGCCCGGGCAATCAACGCATCTGGATCTTTCATTTGACGAGTTTACGCGAGGGGGGTCTGTAAACGCACCGTCTTGGGTTGCCGGTCAATTGCGCCGATGATGACTCCCATCTCCCTACACCAGAACGATGCGAGCACACCGGAAGTCCTGACGGGGGACTGTCGTAACTGATTACCGGTCAGCGGCAGACCGAGATGGTTGGTGACACTCGTTCGAACAGGAGCCGTTCAAAATGCCGATATTATGGTTCCTGACCCACGAACGTCCGATATTTCAGATCCTCGTCGCGAAGTTCCTCGAGGATTCGATTGGCCAGCACGTCACCAGGGTCGTGCAGTCCGGAGACGCGATCCTCGAGTTCCTCGAAGCTCTCGAACGGCTTTCGTTTTCGTTCATCGAGGATCGTGTTTCGAAGTTTCTTGCCGATACCAGGAAGGAGATTTAGCTGGTGCAGTCGCAGCGTAATCGGCTGGGCATCGTTGTAGAAGTCGACGAATCGCTCCTCGTTCTCTTCGACGAGGTCGTGCACGACGTACTCGAGTTCCGACTGCGCACCCGAGGAGAGGTCGTCGTACCCGACAGGTCGACAGTCTTCGATTACATCCCGTTCTTCCGGCGGTTCGACCACGACGTTGGTCCCGATCGTAATCCGAGCGTCCTCGTCGAAGGCGACCTGATAAAGGGTAAAATCTGCGGTGTTGAGGGCGTATCCAGCAGGCGATTGCTGAAAACGCCGGCGACCTTCGGAAAGACCATGGGCGAGGTAATCAAGCACAACCGCTCGGCGCACGTCCATCTCATCGCTGTCGGCTTCGCTCATTAGGACAAGATACGGCAACAGGTCACTTAAAGAGTTGGCTCGGCGACGAAACGAACTCGACGAAAGCCGTGGCCAACACCGGGTTAAACGACGAAGGTATCGAAACCCAACGGATGAGCGGAGAACGAATCCGTTTACGCGTACTTGGCGATGACGTTGAGGATCTCGTCGAGTTCCTCGCCGGAAACGGAGTATCGCTGCTGAGCGAACACCGTCCGAAGTTCCTGACGATCCCGGGGCAGGAGATTCGCGATCTTGTACGCCGTTGGCTCGTCGACTTTCTCGAGTTCCTTGAGCTCTTCGACCAGCGCTTTGGCGTCCTCGGTCTCGAGGAGGGCGAAGCGATTGACGTGGTCGATGGCTCGCGCGAGTTCGTACCGAAGCTCACGATCTTCATCGAGCGCGCGTTCGGCCTCGATATCGGCAAGCAGGTCCTTCGTCTCGGAGACCGTCAGATACTCCTCCTCGACGATCTCTTTGAAGATCGTCATTCCTGGGCGCGCATGTGGGCCGCCGAGGCGATCAGCGTTTTGTCGACGCCGCCGTCCGTGATCTGGACTTTGAACGCCTTCCCCTGTTTGCCGACGACTTCGCCGGTGTGGCCGTTAAACCGTGGGTGGAAGCGGCCTTTGGGGACGCTTGGGTCGATTTTGAGGTGGACTTTCTGCCCCACGTCGTACTCCTGAATTGCACGCTGTGGTGGGGATGTGCCACGCTCTCGAGGTTTGTTTGCGAGCTTTCGTCGGGTTCCCTGACGAGGTCCATTCGAGTTCGGCATAGTCGTACGACGCTCTTGATCGGTGACGGTTATAAAACGCACGTTATGCGCTCGTCTATCGACGCCCGTTGAACAGTGCTCGAGCGAGCCAGAACTTGTGTCCACGAGTCGGCAGCTATAATCGGCCTCCCCATGAGTCTCGAGTATGGACGACGATCAGTTCCAGATCGAAACGCGTTCGATCCACGCCGGGCAGAAACCTGACGAGGAAACCGGGGCGCTCATGACCCCGATTTTTGCCAACTCGACGTACGAACAGGACGCCCCCGGCGATCACCGGGGCTATGAGTACTCGAGGACGGGGAATCCCACACGAACGGATCTCGAGGAAAACCTCGCGAGCCTCGAGGGGGCCGACTACGGTCGCTGTTTCGCCAGCGGGATGGGCGCAATCAACACGGTCTGTAATCTGCTCGAATCCGGAGACCACGTCGTCACCGGCAACGACGTCTACGGCGGCACCCACCGCATTTTTACGCAGGTCTACGACCAGTACGAGATCGAGTTCACGTTCGTCGATATGACCGATCTCGAAGCCATCGAAGCCGCCTTCCAGGACAACACCGAGTTGCTCTGGCTCGAGACACCGACCAACCCCCTCATGTCCGTCGTCGATATCGAAGGGGCGGCGGCAATCGCCGACGAACACGACGCAATTTCGGTCATCGACAACACCTTCGCCACTCCGTACCTCCAGCGACCGCTGGAACTGGGTGCCGACGTTGTGAGCCACTCGCTGACAAAATACCTCGGCGGCCACTCGGACGTGGTCGGTGGGGCACTCCTGACGAACGATCCCGAACTGGACGAACGCTTTGGATTCTATCAGAACGCGGTTGGGGCAACGCCCGGCCCCTTCGACTGTTTCCTCGTCCTTCGGGGCACGAAGACACTTCCTGTCCGGATGGACCGCCACTGCGACAACGCTCGTGCTATTGCCGAATGGCTCGACGGCCACCCCGACGTCGATCAGGTCTACTATCCCGGCCTCGAGGACCATCCTGGTCACGACATCGCCGCCCGGCAGATGGACGACTTCGGCGGCATGCTGAGCTTCGAACTCGACGGCACGCTCGAGCAGGCGTCAACCGTCGTCGAGGAGACCGAAGTGTTCACGCTCGCCGAAAGCCTCGGCGGCGTCGAAAGCCTGATCGAACAGCCTGCACCGATGACCCACGCCGCGATTCCTCGCGAAGAGCGACTCGAGGCTGGATTGACCGACAGCCTCATTCGCGTCTCGGTGGGCATCGAGCACGTCGACGATCTGATCGGTGATCTGGAGCAGGCGATAGACGTGGCGCTCGGGACGGACGACTAACCTGAGTTCAGTTTATACCCAGGTACCAAAACCGATATCAAATCACTCTCTGTGTCGAAACGATGGTCAATGTCCCTGCTGCCGACCAGCAAGTCATCGAACTCGAGGCGAGTCGGCTCGTCCTGTCTGCACTGGTACTGGCGGTTCTCGCTGTCACACTCATGCAGTTTCCTGACGGATACAATCTCGGATTGGGCCTTGTGGTAATCTCTTTCTTGATTCTCTGTTTTGCCTGGCTGAAAGCCCGGTACCGAACGCGTGTCGCTCGAACCCAGGAAGAATCCCGCGGCAAAAATCGGTACGTGTCGGACGACCCCACACGGTGTAGGCGAAGCGACCGCTGCTCGAGCAGAGACCTTCGAAAGAAGCGAGGTGAAGCCGTTAGATACGGCCGACGTTCTCGACGGTAACGCTCTCGACGCCTTCGACTTCGGCGAAGGCTTCCTCGACACCCTCAGTGCCACCGGCACCGTCAGGAACGATCACGGTCGGGTAGAGCGCAACGAGGCCGAACGCGACTTCCTCGCGCTCGACGCCGTTGATCTTGGCACCTTCCGCAAGGGCGTTCTCGAGGCGCTCCTGAAGCGCGTCGAGGTCGACCTCGGGGCTTTGCGGCATGACTTTGATTTTGGCGGCTACTTTTCCCATGATTATGGTCCGGTGAACCCACAGTCGGGGCACTCATAGAGGTTGCTCTGTTTGCGACACTTGGCACAGCGGTAGATCTGTGCGCCACAGTCTGGGCATTTGAACGCCGCAGCGTTCGTACCCGCGATGTTGATCCCACAGGAGACGCAGGAACGAGTCTCCCGTCGGTCCGTGGAACTCATACCCGCTCTTTCCCGCCCGTCGCTTTTAACGGTTGTCTTTCGACTGCAGGTGTCGGCCCGTTGCCGTCCCCGTAAGCCAGCACTCGTGCTATCGCGGCTGATCAGGTTCAAGAGATTCTCCGTATATGAGCCAAGAAAGGCGGCCTGACATCCGGGATTGTCCAGACGAGGGGAAAATCGCTTACCATCCCGACCAGCCAGCGAGAATTAACGGGCCGATCAACACGCCCATCAGATGTACTCGACGCGCACCGAGTCGTACCGGTACGAGCCCGATGATCGCTGCCAGACAGAATACGAGAATGCCCACGAGACCGGTGAACAAAAACGAGAGACAGCAAAGCAGCGTCAAGATTACGACCGATATCTTCCAGTACTCGAGACGGCCGATCAACTGGAGGTAGAGATCACCGACGGAAACGACGAGCACGAAGCCAAACACGCCGGAGAGGACCACTCCCACGAGGAGCACGGGGAGATTGAGCGGAGCGCCAACGTTTTCGAACGCTACCATCACCCCGGACCTTGGTTGCCCGATAGCGACGAGCGCAAACAGGGCGAAAATCGTATTGGCCGTATCGACACCGCTGGTCGCGACGATGTATCCTCGGTCTGTGATCCCCCCAGGGACCAGAAACAGCACGGCGATCGCCGCGATGGCTGCCGAAACGCCAGGTAGATAGCCAACCACAGCGCCAGCGATAGCCCCTGAGACGGCAGTCCAGCCGAGGAGTGGTCGTGAGAGACGAAGCCCACCGTCCTCCTGCGGTGGTACCCCACCACCGTTGATTGCATCGATCAAGACCGGTGCACCGAACAGTCCAGCAAACAGTGGAGCGAGCATCCCGCCCGCCTCGAGTGGAGCTTCGGGCGAAAGGTCGAGCGTCGCCCAACCGAGAACGGCCGCCAACAAGAACGAGCAAGCACCAACCGCCCGTCGTTGCCAGGTGTATTCCGTCACCACGAGCGCGAGTACGATAGCGAGCAAGAGAAACGAGAGATGGGCTCGCACATACGGATAGACGGCCGTGACACCGATCGTCACTGGGATGGCAAGCGGAATGGCCACAAGGACGGCGAGCAAGCTCCCAACGGCGGATAGTCGTATCGCCTCGAAGCCGCGCCCGTCGAGGACCATCCGGTGACCCGGTAATGCTGTGACGGCCATTTCAGCATCCGGCACACCGAGCGCCATCGCCGGAATCGCGTTCAGGAATGTATGGACGACACCAGCAGCGAGCATGGCTGCCCCGACGAACAGTGGCGGTCCGGGGACGCTGGCGGCCACTCCAGCCAGCACGAGCGCGAAATTATTCGCGTGCAAGCCCGGAATCAGCCCGCTGATGGATCCGAGAACGATTCCGCCGGCAACCCAGCACAGAAACGGGATCGAAAACGCCGGGTCGACGACGAGTTCGAACTCGGGCAGGACCATCGGGCCCCACTGGATGCCGCTTGTGATTTAAATTCGAGGACCGGTTTCGGCACTCGAGTAGGTGTACTTACGTCCGGCAATCGTCGCACGTCCGGCAATCGTCGCACGTCCGGCAATCGTCGCACGTCCGGCAATCGTCGTTCACTCCATGCCCATTGTGTGGCGATTAGGCTACTTCGAACGCCCTAGAAAGGGACTGAGGTAGCGATTCCGGGTACAAGAGTCCCGAAACGTCCGAGACGATCGCATCGGCAACCTCGCCCGCTGTGTCAGTATCTCGAGTACTGGTCGTGGTATCGGTACCCGCAACGTAGACAGTCTGAAACCCGGCTTCGTGAGCGCCAACGATGTCCTCGTCGAACGTATCGCCGACGTAGACGTGCTCGTCGGCCGGAAGGCGCTCTCGAGCCGTCTCGAAAATTTCTCGATCGGGTTTCCGCACCCCGAGTTCGTTGGAGACGACCACCGTGTCGACCAGTTCGCCGAGCCCATGGCGGTCAATTTTCGCCCGCTGTTGTCGTCCATCGCCGTTCGTCAGAATGCCGGTCTGTCGGCTGTTTCCGACCCGTTCGACAACTTGCCTCGCCTCCCTCGAGACCGCCGTTGCCTTCAGTTCGGTCTGGCAGTGTTCTCGGGCCAGCGTTTTCGGAGCGGCCTCCAGAGGCGTTTGTTCGACCACTGCTTCGAACGCCCGTCTGTACGGGTTCGGTTCACACGTCTCGAGCGCCCGAAACAGCCGCTCGACGTATAGTTCGTACGCGCTGTCGGTCGGCTCACCGTAGGGTTCGACGGTCGTTGCAAACTGCTCGTCGAACGATTTCGTGTATGTACAGAGTGTCCCGTCGAGGTCGAAGTAGACTGCCGTGCTCATTGGAGGCTGTTTTCTCCCCACAGATGCGACTACGGAACTCGTGTGCAAAAAATGTAGGTAAAACGGCTCGTCGTCGTGCGACTTAGCCGAAGAGTTCGCCGAGACCTTCGCCGCTGGCCTCCTCTTCTTCGTCATCGTCGTCGTCCGTCGTGTCCGGGACGTCGCTAGTCTCTTCGACATCGTCGTCGTCACCATCGTCGGCTGCGGCTGCAGCGCCACCGGCGGCGGCTCCAGCTGCGGGGACGGCGGCTGCCTCGGCGACAGCCTCGTCGATGTCGACGTCCTCGAGTGCGGCGACAAGCGCCTTCACGCGAGATTCTTCGACGTCGACGCCGGCGGCCTCGAGCACGCCGGTCAGGTTGTCTTCGTTGATCTCTTCGTCGGTCTCGTTCAGGATGAGTGCTGCGTAGACGTATTCCATTGTTGTAATCCTCGTAGTGTATTAGCCGAACATTGCGCCGAGTCCTTCCGCACCGTCGCCATCGTCTTCGTCATCGTCGTCTTCGGCTTCGGATTCGGATTCGGCCTCGTCCGTCTCGTCTTGGTCGTCGGTCGATTCTTCAGTGTCCGCTGCAGGCGCAGCAGGTGCCTCGACGCCCTGTAGCTCCTCGGGAAGGGCTTCCTCGTCGTCGATCTGAGCCGCTATGGCGCGCAGTTGCGCGTCGGCCTTACGGACGAGGTCGGGCATGAGTTCGTCGTTCTCGATTGCGGCGTGCAGGCCGAGGCTCTTTGCCTCGCCGGTTGCCTTGGCGATGATCGAGGGGACAGTCTGGGCTGTCGGATAGCCAGCGTTGATCGAGAGGTTTCGTGCGAAGGCGGCTGCCGTCTGCACGTCGCTCTCGTAGGCCTCGACATCGATGTCCAGGTCCTCTGGGTCGAACAGGACGCCTTCGGAGTAGACGGCGCGCAAGTCGAGACCAACTTCCTTCGGCTCGATACCGAGTTCGTTGAGGACGTTTGCCAGATCAGCCGAGACTTCTTCACCAGTCTCGAGTACAGTCGAGTCCTCCATCACCTGAATCGAACCGTCTTCGATTCGGGCGTTGGCACCGACCTGCTGGAGTTCCCCGACGAACGGACCGGGGTCGACTCCCGTGTCACCCTCCGGGATGACGATATCGTTCGGCGCGACCTCCCCAGCGTTGATCGGAGCGGGCGTCTTCGATGCCTCGAGTTCCTTGTAGAGCGCGAACGGGTTGTCGTTCGTCGCCACCAGGCCGACCTGCCCGTCGATGTGTTCGACGAGATTGTCGAGGCCAGCGGCTTCGAGCGCTCGAGTCTGTAGCGTATTTCGGCTGACGCGGACGACTGCCGTACCGTGGAGTCCGCGACGCATGTCCTGGAGCTGCTTCGAAGGAATGCCCGTAATACCGACGACACCGATACTTTCGTAGTCGTCAATCAGGGCCTCGAGTTCGGCGACTTCCTCTCGCTTCCACTCGGGAAGGTTCTCCGTTTTACGCTCGCTCTGGGCTTCAGCGCTCATTTCAGGCCACCTCCACAGATGGTCCCATCGTCGTTTTCACGAAGACGGAGTCGATGTTCTGTGGACCTTTCTCGAGGTCAGCGTGCAGTCGGCGGATAATGACGTCGATGTTGGACGCGATATCCTCGGCACTCATGTCCTCGGCACCAACGCGCGTGTGGAACGTACGTCGGTCTCGAGAACGAATCTGCACGGTGTTTTTGAGTCGATTGACCGTCTCGACGACGTCGTCGTCGGGCGAGAGCGGGTCCGGCATTTTCCCTCGAGGGCCCAGGATGGTACCCAGGTATCGAGCGATATCTTGCATCATCGCCTCTTCAGCGATGAAGAAATCAGTCGCGTCTGCCAGGTCTTTGGCTTCGTCATCGTCCAGGTCGGCCACGTCGCTTCCCGAAAGGACCTGGTCCGCGACCTCTTCGGCACGGACGGCGGTCTCGCCTTCGGCGATCACGACGATCTGAGTTTCTTGGCCGGTGCCGGACGGCAACACGACTGATTCATCGACACGATTCGACGGTTCGTTTAAATCTAGATCGCGCAGATTGATCGCGAGGTCCACCGTCTCGGTAAAGTTCCGGTCCGGTGACTCCTCGAGTGCGCGAGTCACTGCTGTTTCTATATCCGTATCTGCCATCGTTCACCTCCGTAGTACGCAGGGTGTGCTCCTACGGGTCAGTGAAACAGGCCATGCCTGTCTCGGTTTGAGAAAGTGCTATCGGGAACTTAAACCCGTCGAACTGTCCGTTCGATCGACAGCGAACCGGTAAACTACAGAGACACGGCCCTCGTACCACAGAACCAGCCTCGAGTAGGTGACAGCCGAAACGAGATTGGACGAATATAAAACATCGCGTAGTACGTAAATTTTTATTCTCGAAGCCAGTTAATTTCCGAAATCTATATTATGGTGCTCGTGTATTTCTCGACTATGGGGCCAATAGACTTATATCACATGACCACTGGCTCGGGGGAGCCACTCACAGCGTACGAAGAACTCCTCACGCTCTATGAGGGGTTATCACTGGTCGAACAGGGGGTATTACACGGCGCTGGCGTATTGCTTGTTGGAGTGTTGCTGATTGGAATCCTTCGTGAATTCGCCAGTGACACGCTCAAAACGTCCCACCGGAGTCCGTTCATCTCCCTGTGTATCGGGCTTCCGGCCACAATCGTGCTCGGTGGGCTATTCTACACAGGATTGGTCCTCAGTGGGACCAATGTTGGCATCTTCTTTGCAATCCCCCTCGTTACCATTAGTGGACTCCTCTTGCCCGCTGTTGTTACAATGGGGTACGTATCGCTCGGCGGGGCAGTGCTCGGTCGCCTGGGGTCAACGAACGCCCTTTCGTGGATCGTACTCGGTGCAGCGTTGAGCGCGTTGACGGTGCTCGCTACGCCAGTCGCAGTTGCCGTCAGCTTCCTCGCAGCCGTACTCGGCTGCGGTGCTGGGGCCCGAGTGATGTTCAACGGTGGCGGTGTCCGCGAGAGTACCGATAGAGTCGTTCCTCCGGCGAACAAAATTTAGGGCAGTTTCGAGTAGCTGTTTCTCGAGCCCCATGTCGAAATGGCCCATTTCGTTAGAGTTTGTTAGCAATTTGTAGCTCACAACCTTTCACCGTAGAGAGAGCTCACAGCTTTTCTGCACCCACTGGTAACTGACGCATCGCTCGAGCCTCCAATCGGGGACCTACAGAAATCCAAGGCGCGTGTGTCCGTGATTGGCTCAGAGGCACGTTACCTACACCGATACCTACAGGTATCAGATTCCGTAGAAGGAAAGCGTGTCAGCCAGTGGCTACACGCCCAGTTAATAAGTGGGAGGATTACTCGACGAGCGCGTCGTCGTACTCGCCATCGTCGACTTTCGCTTTGAACTCGCGGGCATCGACGCCTTCGATGGTGACGCCCATCGAGGCGCACGTACCGACGACTTCTTTCGCCGCGTTTTTCGTATCGTACGCGAGCAGGTCGGGTTTCTTCTGCTCGGCGATCGTTTTCACCTGCTCGATCGAGAGGTCAGCGACGAAGTCCTTCTGGGGTTCGCCACTGCCAGTGTCGAATCCGGCCTCGTCTTTGACGAGTGCAGCCGTTGGTGGGACACCGACGTCGATGGTGTAACTCCCGTCTTCTTCGTATTCGACGGTGACAGGCACTTCGGTGCCGTCGAACGCTGCAGTTTGTTCGTTGATATCGCTGACGACCGCCTGAACGTCGACGGGCGTCGGTCCGAGCTCGGGGCCGAGTGGTGGGCCAGGATTGGCCTGGCCACCCGGGACGAGCACTTCGATGGTTCCAGCCATACCCGAATGAATCCTCGCTCGAGTTTTAAGGGTTGCCATTCGAGGTAGTCGGATAGCGCGAGTGTGTGACGAGTTCTCGACGGGCACGGATAGCGCGAGTGTGTGACGAGTTCTCGACGGGCACGGATAGCGTGGCGGGTTCACAGCGGGCACGGATAGCGCGAGTGTGTGACGAGTTCTCGACGGGCACGGATAGCGTGGCGGGTTCACAGCGGGCACGGATAGCGCGAGTGTGTGACGAGTTCTCGACGGGCACGGATAGCATGGCGGGTTCACAGCGGGCGCGAATATTACGACGATGTACCCCCTACATCAGTCACGTCCTCGCGCCAGGCGGCAAACGACTCGAGGACATCGGATTCGTTGAATCGTTCGATACAGGGAACCTCGTGTGGATGTATCTCGAGAATACGTTGACGGAGGGCTGGATACCGTTCGTCGGTTGTTTTGGCGAGTAAAACTGTCTCCTTCTCACGGTGGACTGCTCCCTCCCATCGATAGGTGGATGTGGTCTCGAGTTGATTGACACAGGCAGCGAGGCGTTCGTCGATAATAGTCTCCGCTATAGAGTCAGCAGCTTCTGGCGGTGCGTTGACATCCACCCACGACTGAAGTCGTGAGATTCCTCTCGTGGGAGTCTCAGTCGTCTGAGTCCCCGAGAGCGATATTTCCGCTCGATGCGGTACTTTGGTCTGTGTACGCCTCGTTGGCCGTTGCCTCCACCGCGATGGAGGGCGGGCTATGATGTTCCCGCCAACTGTGTTTGTTCCACTTGAGGTACACGGGCCGTGCCATCGACCCGACTGTGTTGTTCTGCTGTCTCAGGAACGATTCCGATGCGACAAGGTCGGCGTGACCCTCGAACCCACACGGACACGCCAGCGAATCCTCGTGGCGAATAGTCTCTTCGCGCTCGCCACATTCGGGACACTCCTGACTCGTCCACGCTTCAGATTCCT comes from the Natronosalvus amylolyticus genome and includes:
- a CDS encoding 50S ribosomal protein L1 — its product is MADTDIETAVTRALEESPDRNFTETVDLAINLRDLDLNEPSNRVDESVVLPSGTGQETQIVVIAEGETAVRAEEVADQVLSGSDVADLDDDEAKDLADATDFFIAEEAMMQDIARYLGTILGPRGKMPDPLSPDDDVVETVNRLKNTVQIRSRDRRTFHTRVGAEDMSAEDIASNIDVIIRRLHADLEKGPQNIDSVFVKTTMGPSVEVA
- a CDS encoding 50S ribosomal protein L11, translated to MAGTIEVLVPGGQANPGPPLGPELGPTPVDVQAVVSDINEQTAAFDGTEVPVTVEYEEDGSYTIDVGVPPTAALVKDEAGFDTGSGEPQKDFVADLSIEQVKTIAEQKKPDLLAYDTKNAAKEVVGTCASMGVTIEGVDAREFKAKVDDGEYDDALVE
- the cutA gene encoding divalent-cation tolerance protein CutA — translated: MDVNAPPEAADSIAETIIDERLAACVNQLETTSTYRWEGAVHREKETVLLAKTTDERYPALRQRILEIHPHEVPCIERFNESDVLESFAAWREDVTDVGGTSS